From the genome of Ptychodera flava strain L36383 chromosome 22, AS_Pfla_20210202, whole genome shotgun sequence, one region includes:
- the LOC139123095 gene encoding uncharacterized protein — MGTGDKLVLFICTALAVSLVGDASDMPGEIVVAGCTVMPNKNYKGPETIRGEVRIVQYAGIDAIDGVAIKVDLTGFDPSKNKLHGFHVHEFGDLSGGCESTGGHYNPFNKHHGAPTDKERHVGDLGNVKIDSIGNVKTVIVDDEVSLVGKHSVIGRAFVIHEGVDDLGLGGDEGSLTTGNAGARMACCVIGVNSSPK; from the exons ATGGGGACCGGAGACAAACTCGTTCTGTTCATCTGCACAG CGTTAGCTGTAAGTTTAGTGGGCGATGCATCTGACATGCCAG GTGAAATTGTCGTGGCTGGTTGTACGGTGATGCCCAACAAAAACTACAAGGGACCAGAGACAATCAGAGGCGAAGTCCGTATTGTGCAATAT GCTGGAATTGATGCTATCGACGGTGTTGCGATAAAGGTTGATTTGACTGGCTTTGATCCATCCAAGAACAAACTACACGGCTTTCATGTCCATGAGTTTGGAGATCTCAGTGGTGGTTGCGAGTCCACAGGAGGTCACTACAATCCATTCAATAAACACCACGGCGCCCCCACCGATAAAGAAAG ACACGTTGGTGATCTCGGAAACGTTAAAATAGACTCCATTGGAAATGTCAAAACAGTAATTGTTGATGATGAAGTTTCTCTGGTGGGCAAACATTCAGTTATAGGACGTGCATTCGTG ATTCACGAAGGCGTGGACGATCTTGGACTAGGAGGCGATGAAGGGAGTCTGACAACAGGCAATGCTGGAGCTCGGATGGCGTGCTGTGTGATAGGTGTGAATTCTTCGCCAAAGTAA